A stretch of the Saccharolobus caldissimus genome encodes the following:
- a CDS encoding 3-hydroxyacyl-CoA dehydrogenase — MIKKIGVVGAGTMGHGIAEVAAISGFRVSVVDISWDFLNRAKERILDSLKKLYEKKSLLEKPEEILNRMEFSTSYEIMRDADFVIEAVPELIELKKNVFKTLDEITPRHTILASNTSSIPISIIAESTKRPEKVIGMHFFNPPPIMKLVEIVPSKYTSEEVVNITIDLAKKMGKVPVRLKVEVPGFVSNRIFLRLMQEACREVEDGEATIEEVDSTARNKLKLPMGIFELSDYVGLDVAVDLWKVIISSGTAEDVKCSLFQKKVDAKELGVKSGKGFYTYPAAGKYKKVELPASSKVDPARLISLAVNESAWLIQNKIVNAKEIDIVMIYGFNFPKGLLEMADELGLDVIYNHLKDIYSKGYKAYKPNDLLEEMIKEGKIGKKSGKGFYDYKS; from the coding sequence ATGATCAAAAAGATAGGCGTAGTAGGAGCTGGAACAATGGGTCACGGTATAGCGGAAGTTGCAGCTATTTCTGGATTTAGGGTAAGTGTAGTAGATATTTCTTGGGACTTTTTAAATAGGGCTAAAGAAAGAATTTTAGACTCATTAAAGAAATTATATGAAAAGAAATCTCTTTTGGAAAAACCAGAAGAGATACTAAATAGAATGGAATTTTCCACTTCATATGAAATAATGAGAGATGCTGATTTTGTAATTGAAGCCGTGCCTGAACTCATAGAGTTGAAGAAAAACGTATTTAAAACACTAGACGAAATAACGCCTAGGCATACAATTTTAGCTTCAAACACATCCTCAATTCCCATTTCTATAATTGCAGAATCTACTAAGAGACCAGAGAAGGTAATTGGTATGCACTTCTTTAACCCTCCACCGATAATGAAGCTAGTTGAGATAGTACCCAGTAAGTATACCTCAGAAGAAGTTGTAAATATAACTATAGACCTAGCAAAGAAAATGGGTAAGGTACCAGTTAGGTTAAAAGTAGAAGTTCCAGGGTTTGTTAGCAATAGGATATTTTTAAGACTTATGCAAGAAGCCTGCAGAGAAGTTGAGGACGGAGAAGCTACCATAGAGGAAGTGGATAGCACGGCTAGAAATAAATTAAAGTTACCTATGGGAATTTTTGAGTTATCTGATTACGTAGGTTTAGATGTAGCTGTAGATTTATGGAAGGTTATAATTAGCAGCGGTACTGCTGAGGACGTTAAATGTAGTCTATTTCAAAAAAAGGTAGATGCAAAAGAACTTGGAGTAAAGAGTGGTAAGGGATTTTACACATATCCTGCTGCGGGTAAATATAAGAAAGTGGAATTGCCAGCAAGCAGTAAAGTAGATCCAGCGAGGCTAATTTCACTAGCCGTAAATGAAAGTGCATGGCTAATACAAAATAAGATAGTAAATGCTAAAGAAATAGATATTGTAATGATATATGGATTTAATTTCCCAAAGGGATTACTAGAAATGGCTGACGAATTAGGCTTAGATGTAATTTACAACCATCTAAAGGATATCTACTCTAAAGGATATAAGGCGTATAAACCAAATGATTTACTAGAAGAAATGATAAAGGAAGGAAAGATAGGCAAAAAAAGTGGAAAAGGATTTTATGATTACAAATCATAA
- a CDS encoding NRAMP family divalent metal transporter, which yields MSIKDIARLFGPAWIVMMADVDAASVITAVANGEEYGYRLIWLLLILTIPLFIIQDAAGRLGAVNNGKGFGELIREKFSQKSALLAALPMFFVDLFTYIVEYTGIAVGGLILGIPPYYSLPIFFIFHITVVSTKKYDKIEKFLIPISLIMLFAFIIQASLRGIVPNQQVFYISNTHSFIFFIAANIGAVVMPFMIFYQVSATAYKYVNSDSPTNIKVKWSSYETLIGALVSELLMVAIEMATTGISSSIDPLNYRQISHVLSAISGEYSPYIFGIGLISAAFLALIVESLGSAWGTLEALGKYDFRSFLVLYFSESIPALLVVLLFTNNYDMIVNFALFLMSLSPIILVIPAFFVGILIRDKKLMGNYTYDKIRITIYWITVILLAMSGIISLI from the coding sequence GTGAGTATAAAGGATATAGCCAGATTATTCGGTCCAGCATGGATTGTAATGATGGCTGACGTCGATGCTGCAAGTGTTATAACAGCTGTTGCAAATGGGGAAGAATACGGGTATAGACTAATATGGCTATTACTAATTTTAACGATACCGCTATTTATTATTCAAGATGCTGCAGGAAGATTAGGTGCGGTTAATAATGGAAAGGGATTCGGTGAATTAATTAGAGAGAAATTCTCTCAAAAGTCCGCTCTCTTAGCTGCTTTGCCTATGTTTTTTGTAGACTTATTCACTTATATTGTAGAATATACTGGTATAGCAGTAGGAGGACTTATTTTAGGAATACCTCCATATTACAGTTTACCAATATTTTTTATTTTTCATATAACTGTAGTTTCCACTAAAAAATATGATAAAATTGAAAAATTTTTAATACCTATATCCTTAATAATGTTATTTGCATTTATTATTCAAGCTTCCCTTAGAGGTATAGTACCTAATCAGCAAGTTTTCTATATCTCTAATACTCATTCCTTTATATTTTTCATTGCAGCGAATATAGGAGCTGTTGTAATGCCATTTATGATTTTTTATCAAGTTTCAGCTACAGCATATAAATACGTTAATTCAGACTCTCCAACAAATATAAAGGTTAAATGGTCCTCATACGAGACTTTAATTGGTGCCTTAGTATCAGAATTATTAATGGTAGCTATAGAGATGGCTACTACTGGTATTTCTTCATCTATAGACCCATTAAATTATAGACAAATATCTCATGTCCTTTCTGCGATTTCTGGTGAATATTCCCCGTATATATTTGGTATAGGACTAATAAGTGCGGCGTTTTTAGCCTTAATAGTAGAGTCGTTAGGCAGTGCGTGGGGAACATTAGAGGCTTTGGGTAAATACGATTTTAGAAGTTTCCTTGTGTTATATTTCTCAGAATCTATCCCAGCCTTATTAGTCGTACTTTTGTTCACAAATAATTATGATATGATAGTTAATTTTGCATTATTTCTTATGTCACTCTCTCCTATAATACTTGTAATTCCAGCATTCTTTGTTGGAATATTGATTAGGGATAAAAAATTAATGGGGAATTATACATATGATAAAATTAGGATTACAATTTATTGGATAACAGTTATATTATTGGCAATGAGTGGAATTATCAGCTTAATTTAA
- a CDS encoding ABC transporter permease — MESKGIANIYAKLYAFLYIRGFKVWISYKTQVILTVLSWTLPVFTYYFVGTSLGNNLVERIGVTNYTSFFVIGLAFQGYVSSVITTVSQRIRNEQLYGTIEYYVLSRSGVTSFLLYSALWGFTINTINALVILGIGFSLGVKYHIDLPVSILVIILLIISTLGLAFLSGAFTMVIKQGNPISFFFSTFTTLMTGVVFPVNVMPLPLRDISYALPLTWALETLRETMLEGVSIYQVYFPILILLIFDVILLPLGVFAFKYAFKVARVKGTLGEY; from the coding sequence GTGGAGAGCAAGGGAATAGCAAATATATATGCTAAATTATATGCATTTTTATACATAAGGGGATTTAAAGTATGGATATCATATAAGACTCAGGTTATACTAACTGTATTATCATGGACCTTACCAGTTTTCACTTATTACTTTGTGGGGACTTCTTTAGGTAATAATTTAGTTGAAAGAATAGGGGTTACTAACTATACTAGTTTTTTCGTTATAGGCTTAGCCTTTCAAGGATATGTATCATCTGTAATAACAACTGTTAGTCAAAGAATTAGGAATGAACAATTATATGGTACGATAGAGTATTATGTACTATCAAGATCTGGTGTAACATCGTTTTTGCTCTATTCTGCATTGTGGGGTTTTACAATTAATACGATAAACGCTTTAGTTATTTTAGGCATAGGATTTAGCTTAGGAGTGAAATATCATATAGATCTTCCAGTATCGATTTTAGTAATAATATTACTAATTATTTCGACTTTAGGTTTAGCCTTTCTCTCGGGGGCCTTTACTATGGTAATTAAACAAGGGAATCCAATATCGTTCTTCTTTTCGACCTTTACTACTTTAATGACTGGTGTTGTGTTTCCAGTTAACGTTATGCCATTACCGTTGAGGGATATAAGCTATGCCTTACCATTAACCTGGGCTCTAGAGACCTTAAGGGAAACTATGTTAGAGGGAGTTTCAATATATCAAGTGTATTTTCCGATATTAATACTTCTAATTTTTGACGTAATACTATTACCGTTGGGTGTGTTTGCATTTAAATATGCGTTTAAAGTAGCCAGAGTAAAAGGTACACTAGGGGAATATTAA
- a CDS encoding ABC transporter ATP-binding protein: MIDVINLTKIYKLKNKEIRALIDVSFTLRGGIGALVGHNGAGKTTLIKILATLVIPTSGDAFIEGYSVTKEEKKVRELIGLVSVSERQFYYRLTAMDNLIFFSSLQGLSISEARKRAKEVLEMLNLEEWANVQYMKFSTGMQRKLALARALITDPPVLLLDEPTLGLDPISAREFRNIIKNLKGKTILFSSHYLREVEELADKIILIKRGKIIAEGNIEDLKTKLGKVVEVKVRQIPKGLERYVVNVSGEPILRLPKSEVEKLKYYDNIKEVEPTLDDIYAYLIGEEEDSVRMERVKRPWRARE; the protein is encoded by the coding sequence TTGATAGATGTAATAAACCTAACTAAAATTTATAAATTGAAGAATAAGGAAATTAGAGCTTTAATAGATGTCTCATTCACGTTGAGAGGTGGAATAGGAGCTCTTGTTGGTCATAATGGAGCTGGGAAAACTACGCTAATAAAAATACTGGCAACACTAGTAATACCCACTTCTGGAGATGCGTTTATTGAGGGATACAGTGTTACTAAGGAAGAAAAGAAAGTAAGGGAATTAATAGGGTTAGTAAGTGTAAGTGAAAGGCAGTTCTATTATAGGCTAACAGCTATGGATAACTTAATATTCTTCTCATCATTGCAAGGGTTATCGATAAGTGAAGCTAGAAAAAGAGCTAAGGAAGTTTTAGAAATGTTAAACCTTGAGGAGTGGGCAAACGTGCAATACATGAAATTTAGTACGGGGATGCAGAGAAAATTGGCTTTAGCTAGGGCTTTAATTACTGACCCACCAGTGCTTTTATTAGATGAACCAACTTTAGGCTTAGATCCTATATCTGCTAGGGAATTTAGAAATATAATAAAGAATCTTAAGGGAAAGACTATATTATTTTCTTCACACTATCTAAGAGAAGTAGAAGAGTTAGCTGACAAGATCATATTAATAAAGAGAGGAAAAATTATTGCGGAAGGTAATATTGAAGATTTAAAAACTAAATTAGGTAAAGTTGTAGAAGTTAAAGTTAGGCAAATACCTAAGGGACTAGAGAGATATGTGGTTAACGTAAGTGGGGAACCTATACTTAGATTACCGAAGTCTGAAGTGGAGAAGTTAAAGTATTACGATAATATTAAAGAAGTAGAACCTACATTAGATGATATTTACGCATATTTAATAGGAGAGGAAGAGGATTCTGTGAGGATGGAAAGGGTGAAAAGACCGTGGAGAGCAAGGGAATAG